A genome region from Gossypium hirsutum isolate 1008001.06 chromosome A04, Gossypium_hirsutum_v2.1, whole genome shotgun sequence includes the following:
- the LOC107918913 gene encoding BTB/POZ domain-containing protein At1g55760 has product MSDSAYRVETTARLAQWRIDNLASCTYRKSDPFKIGKWNWHLSVEKNRVLSVKLYPEISRENPPIASFIIRVVTSVGDRKALTHPEIIDKQLKNNDDFVWPIEVPLTGKFIIDVEFLDLKTASPNGGEPSSIWAEGFTAKQSNETALACLGRMLTEEINTDIIINVSDGSIGAHRAVLASRSPVFHSMFSHNLQEKELSTINISDMSIEVCQAFLRYIYGNIKHEEFLTHRLALLRAADKYDILDLKEACHESLIEDIDAKNVLERLQNANLYQLQKLKMSCMRYLVKFGKIYDIRDDFHAFLQCADRELIADIFHEVLNTWKGF; this is encoded by the exons ATGAGCGATTCTGCTTATAGAGTTGAAACCACCGCTCGTCTTGCTCAATGGCGGATCGACAACCTTGCTTCTTGTACTTACCGCAAATCCGATCCTTTCAAGATCGGTAAATGGAACTG GCATTTATCAGTGGAGAAAAACAGGGTGTTATCTGTTAAATTATACCCAGAGATTTCAAGAGAGAATCCTCCAATTGCTTCCTTCATTATTCGAGTTGTTACCTCAGTGGGTGATCGAAAGGCTTTGACTCATCCAG AAATAATAGACAAACAGCTGAAGAACAACGACGATTTTGTGTGGCCTATTGAGGTTCCTTTGACAGGGAAATTCATTATTGACGttgaatttcttgatctaaaGACTGCATCTCCAAAC GGTGGGGAACCTTCCTCTATTTGGGCTGAAGGTTTCACAGCAAAACAATCAAACGAAACAGCATTAGCATGCCTTGGTAGAATGTTAACCGAAGAGATCAACACCGACATCATCATCAACGTTTCTGACGGAAGTATCGGAGCTCACCGAGCCGtcttagcttcgagatcacctgTTTTCCACAGCATGTTCTCACATAACCTTCAAGAGAAAGAACTTTCAACCATAAACATATCCGACATGTCGATCGAAGTTTGCCAAGCTTTCTTACGATATATTTACGGGAACATCAAACACGAAGAATTCCTAACTCACCGGTTAGCACTTCTTCGAGCGGCCGATAAATATGATATCTTGGACTTGAAAGAAGCGTGCCACGAAAGCTTAATCGAAGATATCGACGCGAAAAACGTGCTCGAGAGGCTCCAAAATGCAAATTTATACCAATTGCAAAAGCTGAAAATGAGCTGCATGCGGTATTTGGTGAAGTTTGGTAAAATATATGATATTAGAGATGATTTTCATGCATTCTTGCAATGTGCTGATAGGGAGCTTATAGCTGATATATTTCATGAAGTATTAAATACATGGAAAGGGTTTTAA
- the LOC107918753 gene encoding subtilisin-like protease SBT5.4, which yields MKLSMLSPLLLSVFLFSLLQSSTFAVRKSYIVYLGGHKHGLNPTSAELHRVKNSHYELLGSLVGSTETAKEKIFYSYTRNINGFAAILDEDEASQVSKHPNVVSVFLNKGRKLHTTRSWDFLRLERNGVIPSDSLWKKAKFGEDTIIGNLDTGVWPESKSFSDDGIGPIPSRWRGSCQRGVDDRFRCNRKLIGAKYFNRGYEAYLGEKLNATFKTVRDHEGHGSHTLSTAGGNFVNGASVFGYGNGTAKGGSPKARVAAYKVCWPPVNGNQCFDADIMAAFDAAISDGVDVLSVSLGGEAAEFFEDGIAIGAFHAVKKGISVVLSGGNSGPAPGTVSNLSPWMFTVGASTLDREFTSYVELGNKIRLKGASLAAATLKSKTSYPLIGADHAKAANASAVAAILCQPGSLDPIKVKGKILVCLRGINPRTDKGKQALLSGAVGMILANDEKSGNEVIADPHLLPATHLNYTDGVTVFAYINSTKNPTAYLTPVKTQLDAKPAPFMASFSSRGPNMIDPAILKPDITAPGVSIIAAFSESVGPTEDESDTRRIPFTSQSGTSMSCPHVSGIVGLLKSLHPEWSPAAIRSAIMTTARTRDNTVNPMLDSDGNKATPFSYGAGHVRPNRAMDPGLIYDLTIDDYLNYLCARGYNQTTIQLFSNKPYVCPKSHNVADLNYPSITVPELNGTTIITRKVKNVGTPGTYKAHVRSPVGVMVTVHPSTLKFTKIGEEKKFEVRLRPSSKKVDAEGGVGYVFGVLRWCDGYHYVGSPLVVKRK from the exons ATGAAGCTTTCAATGCTTTCTCCTTTACTTTTATCagtctttcttttttctcttttgcaGTCTTCAACTTTTGCTGTTAGAAAG TCTTATATAGTGTATTTAGGAGGACATAAGCATGGTTTAAATCCCACATCGGCTGAACTTCATCGAGTAAAAAATTCTCATTATGAATTACTGGGTTCATTAGTTGGAAG CACTGAAACAGCAAAAGAGAAAATTTTTTACTCATACACTCGAAACATCAATGGTTTTGCTGCAATCCTTGATGAAGATGAAGCATCACAGGTTTCAA AGCATCCAAATGTGGTTTCGGTTTTTTTAAACAAAGGAAGAAAGCTTCATACAACACGATCATGGGATTTTCTCAGATTAGAGAGAAATGGTGTTATACCTTCGGATTCCCTTTGGAAGAAAGCAAAATTTGGTGAAGACACCATTATTGGAAACCTTGATACTG GTGTCTGGCCGGAATCGAAGAGCTTTAGCGACGATGGGATAGGACCGATCCCGTCTCGATGGCGAGGATCGTGTCAGCGTGGCGTCGATGATCGTTTTCGTTGTAACAG GAAGTTGATCGGAGCCAAGTATTTCAACCGAGGGTACGAGGCTTACCTCGGCGAAAAGCTCAACGCGACTTTCAAGACCGTTAGGGACCATGAGGGTCATGGTTCTCATACTCTATCAACAGCCGGTGGTAACTTTGTTAATGGGGCTAGTGTTTTCGGTTATGGAAATGGTACCGCGAAAGGAGGATCGCCTAAAGCTCGTGTTGCGGCTTATAAAGTTTGTTGGCCTCCTGTTAATGGTAACCAATGTTTCGATGCGGATATCATGGCTGCTTTTGATGCTGCGATAAGTGACGGTGTTGATGTGCTTTCCGTGTCGTTGGGTGGTGAAGCGGCTGAGTTTTTCGAAGACGGTATTGCGATTGGTGCCTTTCATGCTGTTAAGAAAGGGATATCTGTTGTTTTGTCTGGTGGAAACTCGGGACCGGCTCCTGGAACTGTTTCGAACTTGTCGCCGTGGATGTTTACGGTTGGTGCTAGTACACTCGATAGGGAGTTCACTAGTTATGTTGAACTAGGCAATAAAATACGTCTCAAGGGAGCCAGCCTTGCTGCAGCAACATTGAAATCGAAAACTTCTTATCCGTTGATAGGTGCTGATCATGCCAAAGCAGCCAACGCTTCAGCTGTTGCTGC AATCCTGTGTCAACCAGGATCATTGGATCCCATCAAGGTTAAAGGGAAGATACTAGTATGTCTTCGGGGAATCAACCCTAGAACTGATAAGGGAAAGCAGGCTCTTCTTTCTGGTGCGGTTGGGATGATTCTCGCGAACGATGAGAAAAGCGGAAATGAAGTTATAGCTGACCCGCATTTGCTCCCGGCTACTCACTTGAATTACACTGATGGTGTAACAGTATTTGCATACATCAATTCAACCAA GAACCCTACAGCATATTTAACACCAGTGAAGACACAATTGGATGCAAAGCCTGCACCATTTATGGCTTCTTTTTCTTCTAGGGGACCCAACATGATTGACCCTGCAATCCTTAAG CCGGATATAACCGCACCAGGAGTAAGCATCATTGCAGCATTCTCTGAATCAGTTGGTCCAACAGAAGACGAATCTGACACACGTAGAATACCCTTCACCTCGCAGTCTGGAACTTCCATGTCCTGCCCGCACGTTTCTGGCATTGTCGGTCTTCTCAAGAGTCTCCACCCCGAATGGAGCCCTGCAGCCATTAGATCCGCGATCATGACCACCGCTAGAACGAGAGACAACACAGTCAACCCAATGCTTGATTCAGATGGTAACAAGGCAACCCCGTTCAGTTACGGTGCAGGACACGTGAGACCAAACCGTGCAATGGATCCAGGCCTCATTTACGACTTAACCATCGACGATTACTTGAACTACTTATGTGCTCGTGGCTACAACCAAACCACGATACAACTGTTTTCGAACAAGCCATACGTTTGTCCAAAATCACACAACGTTGCGGACTTGAACTACCCTTCCATAACAGTCCCTGAACTCAATGGCACAACCATCATTACAAGGAAAGTTAAGAATGTGGGTACACCAGGGACATATAAAGCTCATGTTCGATCACCGGTCGGAGTTATGGTAACGGTTCATCCATCAACATTGAAATTTACAAAGATCGGTGAAGAGAAGAAATTCGAAGTGAGGTTAAGACCGAGTAGTAAAAAAGTGGATGCGGAGGGAGGTGTAGGGTATGTATTTGGGGTATTGAGATGGTGTGATGGGTATCATTACGTTGGAAGTCCATTGGTAGTGAAACGTAAGTAG
- the LOC107931076 gene encoding RNA-binding protein pno1 isoform X1, which yields MSTEAAATMEIETVPSESKPESNPLPPKPKFEPLKAHEMSDGRVQFRKVSVPPHRYSPLKKYWMDIYTPVYEQMKIDIRMNLKARKVELKTRQDTPDISNLQKCADFVQAFMLGFDVPDAIALLRLDELYVESFEIKDVKTLRGEHLSRAIGRLSGKGGKTKFAIENSTKTRTVIADTKIHILGSFANIKIARDSLCSLILGSPAGKVYSKLRQVSARLAERF from the coding sequence ATGTCTACTGAAGCAGCCGCCACCATGGAGATCGAAACCGTGCCTTCTGAGTCTAAACCCGAGTCAAATCCTTTACCCCCAAAGCCAAAATTTGAGCCTCTGAAGGCACACGAGATGTCAGACGGTCGAGTCCAATTCAGAAAGGTTTCGGTTCCACCTCATAGGTATTCACCTCTCAAGAAATACTGGATGGATATCTATACTCCTGTTTATGAACAAATGAAGATCGACATCCGTATGAATCTCAAAGCTCGGAAAGTCGAACTGAAAACACGACAAGACACGCCCGACATTAGTAACCTACAAAAATGTGCAGATTTTGTCCAAGCTTTCATGTTGGGTTTCGATGTTCCGGATGCCATTGCTCTTTTGAGATTAGACGAGTTATATGTCGAGTCGTTTGAAATCAAGGATGTGAAAACACTTAGAGGAGAACACTTGTCTCGTGCTATAGGAAGGTTGTCGGGAAAAGGCGGTAAAACGAAGTTTGCTATTGAGAACTCTACAAAGACTAGGACCGTCATTGCCGATACTAAGATTCATATATTGGGATCTTTTGCTAACATCAAGATTGCTAGAGATTCACTTTGTAGCCTCATTTTAGGTTCACCTGCTGGTAAGGTTTACTCTAAACTTAGACAAGTTAGTGCTAGATTGGCTGAAAGGTTTTGA
- the LOC107931076 gene encoding RNA-binding protein pno1 isoform X2 produces the protein MEIETVPSESKPESNPLPPKPKFEPLKAHEMSDGRVQFRKVSVPPHRYSPLKKYWMDIYTPVYEQMKIDIRMNLKARKVELKTRQDTPDISNLQKCADFVQAFMLGFDVPDAIALLRLDELYVESFEIKDVKTLRGEHLSRAIGRLSGKGGKTKFAIENSTKTRTVIADTKIHILGSFANIKIARDSLCSLILGSPAGKVYSKLRQVSARLAERF, from the coding sequence ATGGAGATCGAAACCGTGCCTTCTGAGTCTAAACCCGAGTCAAATCCTTTACCCCCAAAGCCAAAATTTGAGCCTCTGAAGGCACACGAGATGTCAGACGGTCGAGTCCAATTCAGAAAGGTTTCGGTTCCACCTCATAGGTATTCACCTCTCAAGAAATACTGGATGGATATCTATACTCCTGTTTATGAACAAATGAAGATCGACATCCGTATGAATCTCAAAGCTCGGAAAGTCGAACTGAAAACACGACAAGACACGCCCGACATTAGTAACCTACAAAAATGTGCAGATTTTGTCCAAGCTTTCATGTTGGGTTTCGATGTTCCGGATGCCATTGCTCTTTTGAGATTAGACGAGTTATATGTCGAGTCGTTTGAAATCAAGGATGTGAAAACACTTAGAGGAGAACACTTGTCTCGTGCTATAGGAAGGTTGTCGGGAAAAGGCGGTAAAACGAAGTTTGCTATTGAGAACTCTACAAAGACTAGGACCGTCATTGCCGATACTAAGATTCATATATTGGGATCTTTTGCTAACATCAAGATTGCTAGAGATTCACTTTGTAGCCTCATTTTAGGTTCACCTGCTGGTAAGGTTTACTCTAAACTTAGACAAGTTAGTGCTAGATTGGCTGAAAGGTTTTGA